The Musa acuminata AAA Group cultivar baxijiao chromosome BXJ1-8, Cavendish_Baxijiao_AAA, whole genome shotgun sequence genomic sequence caGGAGGGCTTGGAGATGTAGCTGGGACTCTGCCAAAAGCTTTGGCTAGGAGAGGGCACCGGGTTATGGTATTTCTCCTTTCCCTTTTGTCGATTAATTTCTGTTTGAACCTCAAATCTCACGTTAATGTTGGTGGTGACTCTAGCTATTCCACAGAAAGGTAAATTGGAATAGCAATTCAAATCATAAAACTGCAATTACAATGTGCAGGTTTACCAAACTAGAATAATGTTAGTCCAAAAGTTGCTTCCTTAATATTGCTGTTGCATAGCCAGTTCAATCTTTCTTTTGTAAATTATAGGTTGTTTCCCCAAGGTATGCCAATTATCCTGAATCCAAAGATATAGGTGTTCGCAAATATTACAAAGCTGATGGGCAGGTCTGTATCTGCTGTTTCATGTCATGGTGTTTAGATTTAGCTATAAATACATACTTATCCAGTTGATGTCATATTATGGGATGCAGGATCTGGAAGTAAATTattttcatgcttatattgatcgTGTGGATTTTGTATTTATCGACAGTCCAGTTTTCCGTCATCTAGAGAACAACATTTATGGGGGAGACCggctggtaaaagttttttgcaaTTTTAACACCTGTAAATTAGTCAATCCAGTTTATTCACTTTTTGTTACTTCATTTTTTTGTGCACTGAAAATACAGAAATGACCTTCTACAAGTTATTTATATTGTCTTTCGCTAATTAATGCAGGAAATCTTGAAACGGATGGTATTGTTATGCAAGGTAGCTGTAGAGGTATCTCTTTTGTCCTAAACAACATATTCAACTATCCATGATGTACATAACAGAATATGTTAGTATTAGAAATTCGTAGTGAGCATTTGTCTAagattaatgcaggaagggacTTCCAACATGATTTTTAGTGTGAAAAATATAGTCATGTCGGTGGCCGCTTCAGTGCTGCTTTGAGTTAGTACTTGATAGTCCTTGAGGTGCTTAACTTAATTGCAAATGCCAATTCCCAACCCTTTTTCCCACTTCTTTTTTCTGGTTCTGTATCTTTGTTTTCTAGTTCATGCAGATGTCTTATGACTGAAATTAGCATCGTACAGTGTTGTCTTAGGTCTAAAATTTCATTACAGTACCAGTAGCAGGACCCGTTCAGAGGGGTAAGTATCGGTCAGCACAGTATCAAAACAttcagtgtatatatatatatatatatatatatatatatatatatatatatatatatatatattaaaaattggaTTGAATACGATATGTAACCGGGCAGTACTAGCATAGAGGTATCCAGTCAGATCGATATGTTACACTCAGTATACCATACATCTAATTCTATGGTTCTGCATACTAATTGTCGATGGAGAACTGACTGTGACTTTGGTATCAACAAACCTTAACAAAACAATTTACTGTTTAAAAATTTTGGAGTTTCATACAATTTCTGATTCTTGATCGATGTTTTAAAAGATGTAAATCTCTGTGCAGGTGAAATTATTTAATAGGCCAAGTTTATATTAGAAAAAAGGCCTAGTTGTTAAACTCATTTCCATTTATTAGGCTTAGGAAATTAAGAACAAGGCCACTGACATATATGGTTTTCTTTGATACCTTATGTTTTTTTTCTATTATGATAGAGTCAGTGGAACTTTGTGCAAGGATTTACCTTACGTTAAACACACAATGGTAGTTACTCTCCAATGTTGGTGCTCTGCCAATTAACAGATATTAAATCATAATACTTTTGTTTAATCATCTAAGTTTTTTAGAAAATTGATGGAGTAATCGAGTGGTTGATGTAAATAACTGAAGGCTACTCTAGCATACTTAGTTCTTACTGCCTCTATCCTCCCTGATTTCTCGGCCTTACCTTTGCATCCAATTTATCATTGTTTCTGTTATCTGCATATGTTGTTTCATATAATTCCCTGAATTTTAACCATTGGctagtttctctttttcttttgccttATAATTCTTCTAAAATCAAAAGTTATTGTGAATTATAATCTATTAGGATTTATCAGTATTCTGGCTTTCATGATAAGCAAACCAGTTTTGTTGTGAAGcagataaatttgcataccactcATGTTATATTTCTTCGCAAGTCTGTAGTCGGTGTATAACCAAACACTTAATTCTATTCGAACAATAAGATTTAGTTTTATGGTAAGTATCCTTTTTCTGTGGATATACCTTGTATTTTTCATTCACAACTTGTTAAACATATGTCATTGTTTCGAGTTTAGACTGATACAATTGCAGGTTCCGTGGCATGTTCCATGTGGCGGCTTATGCTATGGAGAcggaaatttaattttcattgcgAACGATTGGCACACATCACTTCTGCCTGTGTATCTGAAAGCATGCTAccgcgacaatggcttgatgaagtATGCCAGGTCCATCTTGGTGATCCACAACATATCTCACCAGGTTAGCTCTCTCGCATTTTATGCTGCATCTATTAGGTTAAACTTCTGTTAAATTCTCTCTTCATTTAGAAGTTCAATTTGCTGAGTTCAGTAGCCTGTGAGATCCTCAGAACTGCTCAAAGACTGTTAAATTTGCCAAGACGATATCTGCAAGTTTGCAGTTCTCTCACTTACCTTATCAGTAAACCAAACACTTTCTGACTATTTCTCACGTCACTGAATCAATGATCCAATTATGCTTGCATGAATTCCTACAGCTGCATTGTATTTCTTGAAGTTTAGGTTGCATGATGCCCCTGGCCATATTGTTTTTGTGTGACCTGAAGATATTGATCATATGTTGTACTTAATTTTTCATGAGTCTATCATGGTTTTTCCCAAACCTTGTTATAAttgcatgacatttgaagcactcTGTTTTATTAGAAACCTTCTTTACATCCTTCTCTTTTGCATCAAATGAATGTTTGTCTTCTTAAACTCTTTTTGAGCAATCAAAACATCTCCGCTTTTAATTTCTTTTCTCCCCCATTTTTGTTGAAGTTGCTTCATTTCAAACTTGCAAAGATTTCTGAGTTACCACCACCAAAGAAAAATCATTTCGCTcaaaatgaagataaaatcattcatcttctcttctctttttctacCGAGAAGAATGCTTGAATCTGATCCTGATATAGAAGTTTCATGGCATCATTCTAAACAACTTAGGAAACTACGAGCTCGGAATCCTTATCGTCTGCATTCTACCTGTGTGTCTTGTCCAGGGGCGTGGTCCAGTTGAGGACTTCTTCCATGTCGACTTGCCCGATCAACACATGGACCTCTTCAAGCTGTATGAGCCGATGGGAGGTGACCACTTCAACATCTTCGCGGCCGGCCTCAAGACTGCTGACCGCGTGATCACCGTCAGCCGTGGCTACGCATGGGAGCTCACAACATCCGAAGGTGGGTGGGGACTCCATGAGATCATAAACGAGAACAACTGGAAGTTCCAAGGCATCGTCAACGGGATCGACACAGTGGACTGGAACCCTGAGCTGGATCTTCACCTGCAATCCGATGGCTACAGAAACTATTCCATTGAGACTCTGCAAGCCGGGAAACCACAGTGCAAGGCGGCGCTGCAGAAGGAGCTCGGCCTCCCTGTCCGCGAGGACGTCCCCCTCATCGGATTCATCGGCCGGCTGGATCACCAGAAGGGCGTCGACCTCATTGCGGGTGCGATGCCTTGGATCGTCGGGCAGGACTTGCAGCTGGTGATGCTGGGCACCGGGCGGGCCGACCTGGAGGAGATGCTGCGCAAGTTCGACAGGGAGCACCACAACAAGGTGAGGGCGTGGGTGGGGTTCTCGGTGAAGATGGCGCACAGGATCACCGCAGGGGCGGACGTCCTGCTCATGCCATCGCGGTTCGAGCCCTGCGGGCTGAACCAGCTGTACGCCATGAAGTACGGCACGGTCCCGGTGGTGCACGCCGTCGGCGGGCTTCGCGACACGGTGATCCCGTTCGATCCCTTCAGGGAGAGCGGGTTCGGGTGGACGTTCGACCGGGCGGAGGCCAACAAGCTGATCAATGCGCTGGGGAACTGCCTCAACACCTACAGGAACCAGAAGGAGAATTGGAAGGGCCTGCAGACGCGAGGGATGGCACAGGACCTGAGCTGGGACAACGCCGCCAAACATTACGAGGAAGTCCTCGTCTCAGCTAAGTATCAGTGGTGATCTTTGAGAACATGAACGAACAGTATCTATCTCAGCTATCTGATGATCCAATCCGGATCTCTCTTCAACGAACCTGCAAAGATTCGTCTAAGTATTGTGTGCGTCCGTTTGATTGATGGCATCAACATTTtgacacgtctctctctctctatctcttcctcGCTGTCGAGGACAGCCCAGTTTTGTTGGATTCTGTGATTAGCCACCGCGTCGACAGCCTCTGCTGCGTACGTGCCAGAGGAAAACAGTCGCACCTGCACGCATAAATACACATCGATTCGCCATGCATGTTATTGGTTGGACCAAGAAGcagcgtcttcttcctcctcagcgCTGGAAACCATGGAGAAACCATTGCCAACTGCACCGTACCACTCCCTCGCACTCACAGAGCCCATCGTGCTCCTCTTCAACAAGACCATCTCCATGGGGGTCGTCCTGAAGAATAAGATATCCATGGGGTTCCTCTTCCGGCACCCAGCGCCGTGCGCATCGGGGGTCGTCGATCGTGTCAGACCCGGCGACTCGGCCGACGGTAGCGAGGCGCCCGAGTTGACCAGAGAAGACGTGGAGACGGTGATGGAGATCATTATGGGCATGCCTTGCGGCGCGGACGGTGAGCAGCTCGAGGAGCTGCGTGGCGTGTTCGAGGGGGAGGAGCCGAGCTTGGAGGAAGTGGCGGAGGCGTTCTCCGTCTTCGATGATGACGGTGACGGGGTCATAGAGCCCCTGGACCTGCATCGTGTTCTCTGCAAGCTGGGCTTCCCGGAGGGGGCGGCATTGGAGGCATGCCGACGGATGATCGCGGCGTACGACGAGAACGACGACGGGAGGATCGATTTCAAGGAGTTCATCAAAGTTgagtgataagcagataagatttcctcaaagcagttaggaaatctctcagcagttgagaagcagataagatttcctcaaggcagttgagaaaTCTCTCaggagttgagaaaaatcctccatactgaatgtgtataacctccctactgagtgtgtataaatggctgtcaagaactcactatcaaaatgtattaggcaattatatcttatacatttcatagtttcttctacaatttctatctttctatctttttcgcttaatttctatcatggtatcagagctgtaataggtggtccgggcaacttatcatcacgcttcaagtacgtctcatagtcgatcaacttataataaagttcttcgaatgatattggtgagtcacgtgcccgaagtgctgctgtcagttctttgtactcgcctcctaagccattgagggtatggattaggacttcttcatcgctgagagaatgacctatcaaagctaaatcatcgatgataactttgatattttgtagataatcagcaatagtacttccctcttgtttcattttcatcagattggagagaagtccgagcatgcgagtacgcgagcgatttgccaaagttgtttgtaatttgcaccatgcttctgcagcagtcgtacatgaggatatcagcggggcaatggatccagcaacggaagcttgaatagcttggaggatgaggcgatcttgacgtaaccatagttggtgggctggatttggcactggattgggttcgcctgggatgttgatcatttctGGTGGACACTGGaaagagccatcaacgtaacctaagagatcatagccaaataaaagattagaaagttgtgcccgccaagatgcgtagttgccgcctttggataatttgaagggaatgagtgctgcagcattgatggtgataagactttgagaagtgctcagagtccttgcagaaatagggacaggaatatcggaagaggaaaatgaagacatcccagatattttgtggcgggtcaagtgatctttatagaagatgtaaagatataggaggaagggaggaggagaaaagcagatcgatgcgctgcagagtaggctgcagcgcgatgaactgcagtgatgggcgagcaatctgcagcaagaaaggcagcgatggctgtggcgggaggtagatgatgaagacgTCAGATGTAGAAGAGTAGCTGTATGCAACGCCGAAGAGGGCTGCTGCTTCTTCCAGAGGCACTGGTAGGCTGCAGCGATTCAGAGTGCAGGAGAGATTGTTGCCGCGAGGtggaagaaatctctgcagcttgcagtattggagtttggtggccggaagagcagcggagttttcagcggaagacttcggttggcaagggagtAGCAGCCGAcggtagaaacaaaggccgtgactgtgcttcctttaggatctgatattagcagccacaagtgctgcagtaggctgcagcgaatggctacggctgaggggcgaaggcgtcgccacgagagggatggttggactccggagaagagggcttgctctaggcaaactgctctgataccatgatagaaataatagaagataagaataataattgaagaagctttattgtagaaatgaaatagctttagcttgaatctattaacatgttccctctcctatttatacaaattaggaggaaggatttccctaatttaagtaattccttcttttgacaagtttcgtttttatatcatttttgtagattattttactaagtacacatggttatatcctctccatcataagtctgatgtttctactgtatttactaactttcgaaagttggtcgagaattttttttcaatcttccattaaaacagtttactctgatggtggaggcgaatatcaagccctcacatcctgtctctctgcttgtggtatacaacacctcaagtcacccccacatactccccaattggttggttctgccgaacgcaaacatcggcatatcgttgaaactggtctctcccttctacatcaagcatccatgccaccatctttttggtcagtagcttttcaaactgtagtttatctcattaatcgtatgctcactccagtcttacaataccagtcaccatttgaaaaattattccacaaacttccaaaccttcataaactcagagtttttggctgtttatgttatccatggctccgtccctatgcgtcacataagctaacaccacgatctaagccttgcacttttataggctactctcttgaacataatgcttttcgatgctatgaaccccaaactaaaaaggtctttatatcacgtcatgttatctttgaggagtctatctttccttttcaaaataatcctaccatgcaaactactccgataaacatacatcactggaatatccctccgatctcatcacacgaacctccaatgacaccgtccagtccttactctcaagattcacatactactattactccagttcaacagcttctcactccctctattcctccactcccttcctcacaagtttcccctattaatgaagtcataccctcggcaacattgccactggctttaccttctcctagatctagtgacattgttgtgccgacggttgacctggtccatgacagtgactcgccctcggctataccaccaacacaatctaccacttccaccccccctagacatccaatgacaacacgctccaaaagtggtattttcaaaccacgtcaagtccttgacttacatgctataacaaattcctccactgaggccagtgaacccactacaatcactcaagctcaaaaatcttctcactggcgtaaagccatgtgtgacgaatatgatgctctcctccataactctacatggaccttagtaccctttcatcacacacaaaatatcatcgggtgtaaatgggtctttcgaattaagcggaacccagacggatccattgccagatacaaagcacgtctagtcgccaaagggtttcatcaacgacctggtgtcgacttcacaaagacatttagtcccgttgttaaacccacaacaatccgtcttatcctgagtttggctatctcaaagggctggcacatacgacaattggatgttaacaatgcctttttacaggggtcacttactgaagatgtctttatgcaacaacctcctggtttcgttcatcctcaatatccgaggcatgtctgcaaacttcaaaaagctatttatggacttcgtcaagctccaagggcttggtataacgagcttggctcgtttttgacctcaattggcttcatcaattcaaagtctgatacctcgttattcatttgtcagcataatggaagcataatatatcttttagtatatgtggatgatattattgtcacaggaaatgatcctttgaagactcaggcatttctaaagcacttggccgatcgattctccctcaaagatctaggaactttaagctactttctgggagtggaagcaacatttacatcttcaggtctcttcctatcacaaagaaagtatattcaagatttattatcaaaggcaaacatgcaggatgcgaaagaggttacaactcctctctctaccagtgaatcacttaaattatgtgatggaagtcctactacagattcgactcagtatcgacaagtccttggctccttacagtacttggctctcacccgtccagatatttcatttgccgtcaataagttatcgcaattcatgcatcgaccatctactacgcattggtctgcggtcaaacgaattttgcggtatcttaaagggactcttaatcatggcatttttcttcgcaaaaatacttcactccatctccatgcctttgctgatgctgattgggcagggaactttgatgatagaacatctacgtccggatacattatcttccttggagctactccaatcagttggagttctaaaaaacataagacggttgcacgatctacaactgaagctgaataccgtgccgtcgccaccgccgctgctgaactcaattgggtcacaaatttgctcaaggaacttaacgtcaactccacggttattcctacaatatattgtgataatattggagctacttatttatgtgccaatccagtgttccattcccgcatgaaacacatagccatcgacttccattttgtgcgagatcaagttgccagacatcaactccgagtttctcatgtacatacagcagatcaactagccgactcactcacaaagcctctcgcccgtaaactattttcatctcatcggtccaagatcggcatccttgatggaagctcaatcttgcgggggcatgataagcagataagatttcctcaaagcagttgaggaaatctctcagcaattgagaagcagataagatttcctcaaggcagttgagaaatctctcagcagttgagaaaaatcctccatgctgaatgtgtataacctccctactgagtgtgtataaatggctgtcaagaactcactatcaaaatgtattaggcaattatatcttatacatttcatagtttcttctacaatttctatttttctatcttcttcgcttaatttctatcatggaGGGCAGCTTCTTTGATTAattattcttcctttttcttcttgtcgTCATCATCGTCACATCTATCAATGCGCAAGCAATTAAAACAAACCTAATTTCGAGCATGATTGAGACTCGAAATCTAAAATCATCAAAAGATTGCGACTATTCGAAATCTTACAAGAAGAATCAAAGGCCAAATCGAGAAGCAACTACTCATCTGGATCGCAGATTTAAATCGATAATGTTATCGACAATTGACACATCCATAGACTTTGAACATGAAGGGAAAACATCTTTCTGAAGCTGGAAGTGCGGCTTCAATCATTTAGAACCCAAGAAATAACATGTTCTTCTAGGTAGATCCAGTCACCACATCAAACCACAAAAGCCTGTACAATTGAATTATAGAGCTAGCAGTAGGCTATCTTCTGCAGTTCCAAAGTTCCATAGCTTGAGTGAAGCCGAGAAAGAGCAGACCGGTGCAGAGTATCATAAATCTCATGGCAACTTCACTGATGGGAGAGTCTGGATACCTGCAAGGCATGTTTTGGCCAGTGTTTATTCAACCAGCACTGAGATGAAATTATTGCATACTATCAGTTGGATATTGTTCTAAAGAAATTGGTCACTTCCCTGAGCATGTCTCATCACACAACTAAAAATAACATTGCTTCATGATCTATTAGTATGCCACTAGAAAAAGTTATAAAGATTATGAAAAGGGGTCATTATCTAACAATGTCTGGAATTCCAGATATGTTTGAATTTTATATCCGTAAACAATAGCACTCAAAAGGCTTTATAACCAGAAGTAAAGAAGATATTGTAAAAGTTCAGGCGGAAGTGCCTTATGCTTGTATTTACTGCTTGATCTTTGGAATACATTACTAATGCAAAGCATATCATAAAATTCTATCATAAAAGGCAactgtttaaagaaaaaaaaaactctgaaCCCACTTGAAAGGAAAAATGTCTAGAAATTATGTCTCCACAAACCTTCGAAACTCAATTTTGTCAAACTATCTTGATGTGGAATACATAACATATGATTAATTGCCCAAGACGAAAATACTGCATGGTGAAAAAAAAGAATGGatgaaaaataaaacatttaagaaTGTTTAAAGCACACTGGTTCACGTCAAACTCGATAGCTTATTTCAGGATAAACTACTAAGATACCAAAACAAAACAACCATTTACTCTTAATTAGacacttttaaaatataaattcaagtagtaatataCTAGACGCAACAGACCTAGAGAATTGTCAGAAGATGCAGCTTATGAACTGTAGTACAAAGGTCGAGTGGTTGGTGAAGAAGCAGGCCTTGTATTCGACATAACACCATAAGGTGATGAGTTCTGTGAAGCTTGAAGTGACCCAGCAGTAGCACTGGAGGTGTTTGCTGAAACTGGGTAATGAGAAACAGGAGCAGTTGCAATGGTTTGACCTGGGTACAAGTTAGGCTCTGAAACAAAGCTTCCACCTGACGTGCTAGAATTCCATGTCAACATTTGACCCTGAGGATTTGTTGCTTGTCCTGTAGCTCCAAAATCACTGCCCACGTATGTGGATGTTGGCTGGGGATAAACTTGCCACCCAGAAGTGGTGGGTAAACCAGGAGCTTGGGACATCATTGGTACACCCGTGTCCTGAATAGTGTAGTCTCTGCTTCTCTCATTATGCACCTAAAAGAgagcatacatacatataattgACTGTAAGTAACCATGCACATAAAGGATGAAAGTCTAAGCCAGTGTGCTAATAGAAAGACAACAGAAGGACCTCAAGTGCgcacaattttattttctttttcctgaTGGATAGATATAATTCTTTCGACAGCCAATTTTTGAAACTTCAAAAAGTTTTATTGCTCCGCTTAACCCAAAAAATTATATACTGCGCCGCAGCCttcctgcgccgagctcctcggccatacaCTGCCGAGCTCCCCCtagagcggcctgcccgcctgagcggtgtccctcggcgtAGCCTGCACCGAGCTTCTCGGTCACACactgccgagtccacctcagcgcggcccgcCCGCTTGAATTGTGTCTCTCGACCCAAGCCACTTCCCTTGCCATGCACTGCTCGACTCCACCTCACGTGGCCTGACCGCCCTCGTCGTGCCACTCagccgcatggcccttgcgaccatacccatgcggtctgcccgcctgcgtcgtgctactcggccacatgaccctcgcgaccacgcttgcgtcgtgctactcggctgcatgaccctcgcgaccacgcctgcgcagtCTGtctacctgcgtcgtgctccttggccacataatgcccgagaccacgcctgcgtggctagcccacctgcgtcgtgctccttggatccatgttcccgagacacaccggcgcggccaacccgcctgcgtcgtgctccttggccccatgttcccgagacagacctgcaCGGcccgcccgcctgcatcgtgctccttggccccgtgttcccgagacacacttgcgcggtcggcccgcctgcgccgtgctcctcggctgcaggcTGCCCGaagccacctcctcggccgcataatgcccgagaccacacctgcgcggtctgcccgcctgcgtcgtgctactcggccgcatgaccatcgcgaccacgcctgcgcggtctgtccgcctacatcgtgatcctcggccgcataatgcccgagaccacaccggcgcggccaacccgcctgcgtcatgctccttggcTTCATGTTCGCgatacacacctgcgcggctagcccgcctgcgccgtgctcctcggccgcataatgcccgagacctcaCCTATGCGGCCAAGcctgcctacgtcgtgctcctcagcccttcggctccatgttccccgaGACCTCGTCCGCACGGCCAGCCCAtctgaagacagaagccatgcatcggactcctctTATACaataaccgacgcatagctcttttcggaggggggggggggggggaatatgataagggcaaaaatggcgatgtgacacgccatgacgtcagccatgCCTGGTCAACGCACTGCCCGAGGAAGTCGGCATTAACACCTAACCCAGGcctggttcttcacgccacgccaaccccatgttagacgctaccagcctgcctcctacaggcagccacatcaggtaacgtcaaactcatctataaaataccccagagttctaaacgaataaGGGGGGAAGACAACTCACACAGAAGCACTCCCTCTTCCACCACCCTCTCCacgtcgctaacttgatcgtcggaggggtcgagccgagccTCCGACCTGACCAGTGTGCTGGTGCGAGGCGAGGTTGCCTCTTCCCCGACGCTACGACAGAGCTCTCCCCCTGACGGGACATCCAGATCACCACGATCGACCACCGAAAAGACCCGAGGCACGCCGcgcaagatccccgccattcggacccagaacgaGCTGTGTCaaacccgaggccacggctaaaaaagttatttaccataacactTTTGATGATTTTAGAGTTCGAGTCTCAATCATGCTTGAAATTAGGTTTGTTTTAATTGCTTGCGCAATGATAGATGTGACGATGATGAcgacaagaagaaaaggaagaataaTTAATCAAAGAAGCTGCCCTCCACAACTTTGATGAACTCCTTGAAATCGATCCTCCCGTCGTCGTTCTCGTCGTACGCCGCGATCATCCGTCGGCATGCCTCCAATGCCGCCCCCTCCGGGAAGCCCAGCTTGCAGAGAACACGATGCAGGTCCAGGGGCTCTATGACCCCGTCACCGTCATAGTCGAAGACGGAGAACGCCTCCGCCACTTCCTCCAAGCTCGGCTCCTCCCCCTCGAACACGCCACGCAGCGCCTCGAGCCGCTCACCGTCCGCGCCGCAAGGCATGCCCGTAATGATC encodes the following:
- the LOC135589172 gene encoding probable calcium-binding protein CML46, encoding MEKPLPTAPYHSLALTEPVVHLFNKTISMGVVLKNKISMGFLFRHPAPCASGVVDRVRPGDSADASEAPELTREDVETVMEIITGMPCGADGERLEALRGVFEGEEPSLEEVAEAFSVFDYDGDGVIEPLDLHRVLCKLGFPEGAALEACRRMIAAYDENDDGRIDFKEFIKVVEGSFFD
- the LOC135587071 gene encoding granule-bound starch synthase 2, chloroplastic/amyloplastic-like — protein: MDLFKLYEPMGGDHFNIFAAGLKTADRVITVSRGYAWELTTSEGGWGLHEIINENNWKFQGIVNGIDTVDWNPELDLHLQSDGYRNYSIETLQAGKPQCKAALQKELGLPVREDVPLIGFIGRLDHQKGVDLIAGAMPWIVGQDLQLVMLGTGRADLEEMLRKFDREHHNKVRAWVGFSVKMAHRITAGADVLLMPSRFEPCGLNQLYAMKYGTVPVVHAVGGLRDTVIPFDPFRESGFGWTFDRAEANKLINALGNCLNTYRNQKENWKGLQTRGMAQDLSWDNAAKHYEEVLVSAKYQW
- the LOC135680383 gene encoding probable calcium-binding protein CML46; the encoded protein is MEKPLPTAPYHSLALTEPIVLLFNKTISMGVVLKNKISMGFLFRHPAPCASGVVDRVRPGDSADGSEAPELTREDVETVMEIIMGMPCGADGEQLEELRGVFEGEEPSLEEVAEAFSVFDDDGDGVIEPLDLHRVLCKLGFPEGAALEACRRMIAAYDENDDGRIDFKEFIKVE